AATTCCTTATTCGCACTTAAATCAGTATATGACAAAAACAAATCTAAATCGCCATCCTGATCATAATCGTAGAGTGCAGGGCTAGCCTGAGCTCCCCAGTCAATCATATCTTCTTGTAAAAATTCTTTTGTAAGCAATTCATATTCACTTCCTGATTTTTGATAGAGCCAATTTGAAGAAGAAAAATCTACTGGGCTTCCCAAATTTGCTTCAATATTCGGACTAATGATTAATTCTTCCTGAACACCGTCCAGAAGATCCATGACCATGGTATTCGGATAGAAGTTGAACTGCGCAGGATCATCTTGATTTGGAAAATCAGCTGTAAAACTATCAAAATTCGGTTCTTGATTAGCTGAAGCCTCGTTATTGAAGTAATAAAGTTCACGACACTCTTCATGACTAGAAACTAATTCTAGCTTTCCATCTTCCTTAAAATCAAAAACTACAAGGCTCTTCCCCCCTGCATGCCTAGCATTGCTCATCATCCTACCGAAAATATCCTCACAGTTTTCTCCATTGAATGCAAAAACACCGCAATCACAATCCTCCACGCTGCCCCAATAATTATCAACCAATTCAAATGGACCTAAGTCAGGGTTTCCACCATTATCAGCGCTTTTATTTTCATAAAAAATAATTCGGCTTTGAATGCCTGAAAAATTAAAGTTTAAAATGTCTATATCTCCATCCTTATCAATATCGCCTATATATGGATAATCATTAAAATTCACTTGAAGATTAACCTCATTTCCCGAAAGGCTTTCATAACTAATAAAATCAACAACTCTTTCCCATTGCAAAGAATTTCCGGAGCTCACATTTCGATAGGCCGTAATCCCTAAATTTCCAGCCGTGAAAAGGTCGTTTTTTCCATCTCCATCGTAATCATTCAAGATAAAGAAGTTTTGAATTTCAGATGGAAAAAACTTCTCATATTGCGGAGCATATTCATATTCGTTTCCACTTTTGAGAAAGCAGACAATTCTTCCAGAACTCCTGTCAAATCCAACGACATCAATAACATTATCATTATTTAAATCAATTTTCCCGTATTGTACACCATTAAGACCACCAGCCCACGGGAAAGTCTTTACAGTTTCATTAGGATGGCCTATAGGAATATCCTGATAGGGTACAAATCGATACTGAGCATAACCCATATATGATAAAAAGAAAAGAAAAATAAACAGCCAATTACGCATCTCACAAATTTAACGTACTTTATATTTTTTCTATTATAAAACAATTAGAAGCTTTTACAATTTTATAGATTTGTGTAAACCTATTGAATGATGACTCAAATAGAAAAGCTATACGAAATATTCTTAAAAAGCACTGGCATTTGCACAGACACCCGTGAGCTAGAGGAAGGAAATCTTTTCTTTGCCTTGAAAGGACCCAATTTCAATGGAAATAAGTTCGCCCAAAAAGCACTTGATGAAGGCGCTTTAGCCGTAGTGGTAGATGAAAATGAATTCCACACTGCTGATGAGAATAATATTTTGGTGGACGATACTTTAAAAACATTACAGCTTGTGGCAACTCATCACCGTGAGCAACTGACCATTCCTATTATTGGCATTACGGGCTCAAACGGAAAAACGACATCCAAAGAATTGATTCTTGCGGTTTTAGAAAAAAAATTTAAGGTTTTTGCAACTGAAGGGAATTTAAACAATCACATCGGAGTGCCATTAAGCTTGCTAGCAGTAAACAAAACACATGAAATAGCTATTATTGAAATGGGGGCTAATCACGTAGGTGAAATTGCTTCCTATTGTAAAATGGCCCAACCGACTCACGGTTTAATTACAAATATTGGGAAAGCACATATAGGAGAATTCGGAGGTTTTGAAAACATCATAATCGGGAAAAGTGAACTATTTGATTTCCTTAAAAAAAATGATGGGGTGCCATTTATCAATACCCAAGATGCTGTATTGAAGAATATGAAAAAACGCTTTTCTAATGCGTTTACTTTTCCAAATGAAGGTGATGATCTAGAACTACGTCCTGAAAAAGGCACTGCATTTTTAAGATACTCTACAGAAGGATTTAGCCATATTGATACTCATTTAGTGGGTCAATTCAATTATCTTAATGTTGCTGCGGCATTATGCGTGGGGAAATATTTCGAAGTTTCTATGGAAAAAGCCATTGAGGCTACCCAAGGGTACATGCCTGAAAATATGCGTTCACAGATGATAAAAACAAATAATTACACCATTCTCTTGGATGCTTATAATGCTAATCCTGATTCTATGGAATTATCCATCAAAAGCTTGAGCGCTATAGAAAATACAGAATCAGTGGTTATTTTGGGAGATATGTTTGAATTAGGTGAATCTTCCGAATTAGAGCATGAAAAACTAGGTGAATTGACTGTTGATTTAGGCATTAGTAAAAGATATTATTGCGGAAAGCTTATAAAATCAGCGTCCAAGCTAGATACTTTTGGAAAGTATTTTGAAACCAAAGATGAGTTGATTGAGCATTTAAAGAACAAACCCTTAAAAAAAGGAAGTACAATTCTCATTAAAGGATCAAGAAAAAATGCTTTAGAGGAAATTGTCCCATTCCTAGTGAAGTTTGATGGGAAGTAGGGTAATGAAACGGGGTTTCAATACCAATGGATACCTGTCTCCCGACTAAAGTGCAGGACAGGTTACGCAGGTATGACGCACTGGACAAGGCGATGAGCAAGTAAATACTAGAATAAAGCACGAAATTAGATTAAAACGCCACCCCTGTGAAGAAAGGGGTCTATAAAATTTAATCTTTGATTAAAATTCTGTAACCGCTAAAAACCTACTCCAATTTCACCTTCCACATTTTTCCATCTCTGCCGGCCATCAGGGCCGTTCGACTATCAATAAAAGTAGCCGTCCAAATATCTTCTTCACTTAAAATTTGCCACTTCTCTTGATCTCCTAACCAGATTTCAGCTCCATTTGGACCACACAGCAATACGTATTCATTATCTAAATAATTAGTGACCGCCATACCGTAGAACGAACCTAGTGTTTGATGTGAAGGAAGAGCCTTCCAGTTCCCTCCATTATCATCCGAAAAATAAACATTCTCCAAAACGCTATCGGAAATTCCTAAATCACCACCTGTAATCCATAATTTACCTTTCGATTTCTTGATAGCCGTTAAGCCTGCAAACTCACCAGTGGTCATGGGCGTATTTTTCACCTCCCAGCTTCTACCATAATCAGCTGTATAAAAAACTCTAGCACTTCCGTTTGCGCCCGTGGCAATCCAAGCTTTCCCCTCTTCACCCATTAAGATATTACTGCCGCTCGAAGCAAATCCCCCTTCACCTTCATTAGCGAGTGGTGCTGTAGGAATTCTGTTCCAGCTCCTGCCGAAATCAGTGGTTTTGAGAATATATGCCAATGAATCAATCGCATCACCATATACCAATCCTTGTCCATTTTCCCAAAATTGAACCGCATCAATGAAACCCAACTCATGATTCATCTGAAAAACCCTTCCCCATCCTGATTCTTCATGGAAATAAAATACTTGGCTTAACTTGCCCTCGCCAGCGCTCAACACAATAGCTTCTTTATCACTAATCGGATGAACATCTCTAAACTGTAAGCTGTCCACCGCAGGATAAGTAAATATCTCCCAATCTGCTCCAGCATTAGTACTTTTCATGAGAGTGGAATAGGTTCCACTTGCCCACACAATCGAGTCATTAAAAGACTGCAAACCAATAATCAAAGCATCGGTTTTCGGATCTACTGTTGCAACTTTAGGAATGACTGCTTTCTTCCCGCATGACACCACTAAAAACAATCCAAGGATCAACACACTATTGTTGAAAAATTTTCTACCAATCAAAGTATTCCTCTTCATTTAATTCTGCTTCTTTTTTATCTTTATCGGGGAGTTTTTCTCCCTTAATAATTTTCTTTAAGGTTTGACCTTCTTCTCTTATTCTCTCTGCTACTGACTGTAAAGAGCGCTTTTTATCCCAACTTACCTCAAAATCGTCAGTTGTGCCAATTATCTTCAAATATAGGTTCGAATACTCTCCACTGTCTTCAATGGCACCAAAAGCTGCATCACTATCTTCTTTTTTATAATTCTTTAAAGGTACTAATAATCTATAATTAATTTCCTGATTAAAAGTATGGGTACCTTGCAGGAGAATATTAGACACATTGGATTGAATAGACATTTCAGGCAAGTAAATCACCTTGTTTCTAATTTGGATCGTGTTACTCAATTCACCAAAGTTCAAATGAGTCAGCTCGTCTTCCTTAACATAATCCGACAAGCTCAACATAGGTTCGAAATCATTTAATTCCCCATTTTCTATTTTGGCATCTATAGTAGCGGTAAAAGCATCAGATTGGAAATTCAATCCCTCATCCAATAATATAAAAGCATCCACATCAGCATCTATTTTTCCCTTTAGGTGTTGGTCTGTAAGGAAATCCTGCTGAAAATTTTCAAAAGTGTAAAAAATGCTATCAATATTTAATCCTTTGAAAGTTGCTTGTGTATTTATCCGTATTTCCCTTTCTTTTTTAGCATTTACACTTCCTCTTAAGGTCATTTTCCCACCCCCACTTTCTAAACCCAATTGAGGTGCTTCCAAAATTTGATTAGCCAATTTAATCTTACCCGAAATATTTCTGGCTTGAAAGCGCTTAAACTCCAATTTTGAGATATGAGATGTCAAATCCAATTTTAACTTTGGACTTAAAGCAAATTTGAATGATTCTTCCTGCTTCTCAATGGTATTTTCTGCATTTGATAAACCTGAAAGCAATTCATTTAGGTTGATATTTTCACTTACAGTCTCAGCCTCAATCAATAAGGACTGATTATCTTTCAGCAAATAGGGAATAATATTCAGAAAAAAACCACTCAATTCCATATCAGAGTCTCCAATACTACCTTGCAAATGGTTGATAGCCACATCATTTCTATTAAACATCAATTGGCCATTGACACCTTTGATTGGTAAAGGATAATCAGCATAAACTCCTGCCAGATTTGTCAAGATTATTTCTCCAGAATTATTGATACGAGAAGCAGTAGAAGCTTGCTTGAAGTCATCTAAATAGCCAGCCAAACTAATATCGAAATCAATCAATCCCTCCAATTTTGAATATTTTTCATGATTGGGAAAGAAAGTGAATAAATCTTGAGTGGAAATTTGACCTTCAGTAGCTAAGCTAATAAGGTAATTTTCAAAATCTTTTATGCTTAAATCAGCTGTGAAGGCTTTGTTTTTCAAACTTCCTTTTACATCATTTAAAACCAATTGAGAAGTTCTTAAACTTTGGCTGGATCCATTACTGAAATTCCCCTGAAAGCTTAAATTTTCAAATCTAGTATTGTATTCTGGTTGAAATAGAGACGCATTTTCCACTCCAAAATTGAAAACAATTTTAGGACTTTCTTTAGCAGTTAATTTACCGATTAAAGTACCCTCAAATTTAGCCTTTCCTGTACTTTCATATTCCGCCAGTTGCTTTCGATAATTTTCGGGCAACAGAGAAATTAAGGTCGTGAAATCAGATTCAACCCCCTGAACTTGAATGTCCATATAGCTATCCAGAATCTCATAATCTCCTGCAATTTGAAATTCATTTCCAGCCAATAATAGTTGAGAAGGCATAATCTCTACCGTTTCGGCACCTTGTCTATAGTTCAGTTCAGTCTTAATATTCAAGTTTTTATTCTCGAAATAACTATATTCCCCAATTTTGATGGCTTTAGAATTGAGCTTTCCCGATGCATTGATATGATATGCATCTCCTTTCTTAATTAAACTAGCTTTTAGCTCCTCTGCATATTGCAAATAGGATTGTTCAAGGGCTTCATCTACATAATTAACCTGCACCGATTGAATCTGTATGTTTTTCAGATTGAAATTGACATCTTGACCTGAGCTGCTCTCAGTAGTTTTAATAATGTCATAATTTCTTTCTCCAGCACGGGTGGTTCTTATTGTGACCTCCCCTCTTTTTAAGATGATCTTTTCAAAAGAATAGTCTCCTTTTAAGAAATCCAATGTATTAAAGGATAAAGCTAGTTCCTCCAGCTTAGCTAAGGGCAAGCTACTCCTTTCTATGGATTCTTCTATAAAAACATCTTGAAAGCGCAATGAGATATTAGGAAAATCAGTCCACCAATTGATATCGATTTTTCCCACTTCCACCGGAGTCTGGACTGATTTATTGATTTCGGATAAGATTTTATCGATTAATTGGTCTTGATTATAATACAAATAAGCAGAGCCCCCAGCAAAGAGCAGAATAAAAAATAGAAAAAGGTAAAGAATAAACTTTCTGATACGCTTCAAAGTATTGCTTTTGTTTGTTGAACGAAAATTGTGAATAAGCGGTATAAATCCAAATTAAATTTTTTAAACATATAACCATTTGATTTTCAGAAATATAAATCTCCTATTGAAAAAAAGTTGAATTATTTTACAAAATCAATTTGTAAATATAAAAAGCCGTACTACATTTGCATTCCCAAAACACAACAAAAGGTTGTGAATTATTACAAAAGAAATAAAATTTAATGGGGATATAGCTCAGTTGGTTTAGAGCATCCCGACTCACAAAGTCGGGAGGGTCGCAGGTTCGAATCCGAACTATCAACTGATTTTTGATATAAATGGGGATATAGCTCAGTTGGTTTAGAGCACCTGCCTTACAAGCAGGGGGTCGTAGGTTCGAATCCTACTATCCCCACCACTAAGAAGCCTTTCGATTGATTTCGGGAGGCTTTTTTACATTTATAGCATTTATAAACTCATCCGTTATGTGCAATTTCTACATCATCTTCTCCCCATCCCTAGATAAATATTACTACGGCCACACCTGTGATGAACTTACCGAAAAAATTAGAAAATAGAACTCTAATCACAAAGGATTTACTGGAAAAACAGATGATTGGAAATTGGTCTATAATGAAGAATACTCTTCTAAAACCAAAGCTCAGAATCGAGAACTTCAAGTCAAAAACTGGAAAAATAGAAAAAGAGTGGAGACTTTAATCAAGAAGTAAATTGCATACTTAGCCCAACAAAAACCCCTTAAACCCATCATAATCAACCTCCATTTTCACACTTTTCTTCTCTTTCTGTATTAACTCTTTAGCTCCTGCAGGATAGATATCTTCACTTACTATTTTGCTGACCACATGCATAAATTTGCAAGGGTGCGCTGTTTCTAATACAATACTTTTTCCTTTTGATGCCTTCAAATATTCTTTTAAAGCCAAATATCCCACTGCTCCATGAGGATCTAATAAATAGTCATGTTCTCGATAAACAGTTTTCATCGCTTTCAGTGTTACTTCATCTGAAAAAGCAAAACCCTTGATCTCTTCTCTTATTTCCTCCTCGGGGAATAAATCAATCATCCGCTGAAAATTACTGGGGTTCCCTACGTCCATTGCATTGGAAATCGTTTGAACTGTAGGTCTAGGGTCGTAATACCCATCTCGTAAAAACCGTGGGACTACATCATTACTATTGGCTCCTGCCACAAATTGCCTGACAGGCAAACCCATTTTCTGCGCAATCAGACCAGCAGTAAGGTTCCCGTAGTTCCCACTAGGGACAGCAAAATTCAAAGGTGCATTTCCGAATTCTATAAATGGAACAAAATAATAGACCATTTGAGGTAGAAAGCGGCCCACATTGATGGAATTGGCAGAACTGATATTGAGTTTTCTCCTTAAATCACTATCCAAAAAAGCTTGCTTCACTAATTGCTGGCAATCATCAAAATCCCCTTCCACTTCTAATGCTTTCACATTTTTATCGAATGTGGTTAGTTGCTTTTCCTGCAAATCGCTCACCTTTCCAGAAGGGTATAAAATCACCACTTCAATATTTTTCACTTTAGAAAAAGCAGAAGCCACTGCGCCTCCTGTATCACCAGAGGTTGCCACCAAAATAGTGCACTTCTCTTCTGCTACTTTGTAAAACTCCTCTAAGCACAAAGCTAAAAAAGTGGCACCTACATCTTTAAAAGCATAACTTGGCCCATGAAATAATTCAAGCGCATAGTTATTCTCCTCAATTTTTTTCACCGGAAAATCAAAGGAAAAGGTCTTATGGATGATATTTTTCAATTGATCATCTTTCAAATCCTCCCTCACAAATGGTTTTAAAACATCAAAAGCGATTTCAAGAATGTTTTTTTCCTGAATATTATCGAAATAATCTTTCGATAATTGGGGGATAAACTCAGGCATGTATAGACCATTATCAGCTGGTAAACCTTCCATTAAAGCTTCCCGGAAGCTTTTCCGCAAGGTTTTATTTTTAGTGCTATAATATTTCATTCTGATACGACTTTAAATGTTCCTCTTGGATTTATTTTGGATAAATAGATTTTGGAATCAATTTCCAAATCCGCATAAAATTGCTTCCAAGCATCCCCAATTTCTTTAGCTTGATGCTCATTTTCACAAAAAGCAAAAATAGAGGGGCCTGAACCGGATATACTGCAACCTAAGGCACCAGCCTCAATCGCCAGCGATTTGGCTTGCGCAAATCCTGGGATAAGGTAGGAGCGAATTGGTTCGGCTATTAAATCATGCATTCCGGACTTTATCCAGTCGTAATTAGAAGTTGTCATACCAGCAATCAAAGCGGCAATATTCCCCATTTGAGTAATTACATCCGGCAGCGCCATCTCCTTTTTCAAAATTTTCTTAGAATCAGCCGTTTTTACTTCAATCTGCGGATGAGCCACTACTATTTGTAAATCTTTTGGAAAAGGGATACTTAATATTTCCAGTGGGTTGTAACTTTTGATGATACAAAAGCCACCCATTAAAGCTGCTGCAACATTATCTGCATGGGCTTTACCGGAAGTTGCTTTCTCTCCTATCATGGCAAACGCTACCAGTTCCAAAGTAGAAAAAGGGTTGTCCATTAATTCATTAACGGCAAATGCAGTAGCAGCAGCTGTACAGCCACTGGAGCCCAATCCGCTCCCCTGCTTCACTTCCTTTTCAATTCTAATACTCAAACCAAGTTTTACTTCTAATTGATTGAGCATAGCTTTCGCCACTATGCCCGCAATATTCTCTTCAGGGCTTAAAGGTAAATCGGGATAATTGGGAATTGGATGAATTATAATTTCATCAGAATCCAGCAGCTCCATTTCTAGATATTCTCCCACACCTTCCAATGCTAATCCTATGATATCATAACCAGGACCAACATTGGCGATAGTAGCAGGAGCAAATACTTTTATTTTTTTCATCTTGTTCGACATTTTGGTTTATTTTCAGTCTGACTATCGTCTGACCGCATGAGAATAGCACCTTAATTCATTCGCTATCCGAATAATATCTCCAAAAATACCAGAAGCAGTTACAGCTGCACCCGCACCAGCCCCTTTAATTACCAAGGGTTGTTCAGGATATCGTTTCGTATGGAAGAGCACTATATTATCTTTCCCTTCCAGATTGAATAAAGGGCTATCAGAGGCCACCTTCTCCAAACCTGTATTAGCTTTTCCATTCTCAAAAGTGGCAACGTATTTCAGCTTCTTACCTTCTTCATTTGCTTCCTCTACCAATTTTTTGAAATGCGCTTCTTCCTGAGCGATAGCATCAAAGAAACTTTCAACATTTTCGGCTTGCATGCTCTTTTCAGGAATAAAAGGAATGGTATCAATATCTTCCAGTTCCATTTCAAAACCACTTTCTCTCAACAAGATTAAAATCTTTCGTTTTACATCAACTCCACTCAGATCTATCCTCGGATCAGGCTCTGTAAAACCCTGTTCTTGCGCTTCTTTTACTACATCAGCAAAGGAATCACCCTCCCCTGTATAATTATTAAAAATGAAGTTCAGACTTCCAGATAAAACAGCCTGAATCCCCAACACTTCATCCCCACTTTTCATCAAATCACTTAAAGTGTTGATCACTGGTAGCCCTGCCCCAACATTGGTTTCAAATCGAAAATGACTTCTAAATCTTAACGCTAAGTTTTTCAGATTTTTATACTCTTGATACTTCCCAGTACATGCAATTTTATTGGGAGTCACCACAGAAATGCTACTTTCCAAAATACCTCCATAGGTATTAGCCACTCCTTCATGTGCTGTATTATCAATGAAAATGCTATTCCTCAAGTTTAGCTCCTTCATCTCGTTTAGAAAATGATCCAAATTCATCTCCTTGCCCTTTTCCATTAGGGTATCCACTGCATTTTCAAAAGAGATCCCATTGAGGTCAAAAAGCATCTTACGAGAGTTTGCAATACCACTGATTCTTAAGTCGATTTGATTGTGCTCCTGCAAATATTCAGCCTGCTGATTTAATTGATCAATCAAGGTTTTACCAACATTTCCAGTCCCTACGATAAACAAATTAATTCTTTTGAGATCAGACAAAAAGAAACTTTCATGTAAAGTATTAAGGGCTTTTTTGATCTGCTTCTTTTCTATAACAGCAGAAATATTCTTCTCTGAAGACCCTTGTGCTATGGCTTTTATATTAATTCCATTTTGCCCTAGTACACTAAACATTTTGCCGCTCAGCCCTATGTGATTTTTCATTTGCGAGCTTACTAAAGCCACTATAGCCAAATCAGTTTCAACGTGAAGCGGATTCAGCATTTCCTGTTTAAATTCTAAAGAAAAAGCTTTTTCTATAGCAGTTTTCGTTTTCTCTACGTCTTCCAAATCTATAGCCACACAAAT
This is a stretch of genomic DNA from Marivirga harenae. It encodes these proteins:
- a CDS encoding T9SS type A sorting domain-containing protein — its product is MRNWLFIFLFFLSYMGYAQYRFVPYQDIPIGHPNETVKTFPWAGGLNGVQYGKIDLNNDNVIDVVGFDRSSGRIVCFLKSGNEYEYAPQYEKFFPSEIQNFFILNDYDGDGKNDLFTAGNLGITAYRNVSSGNSLQWERVVDFISYESLSGNEVNLQVNFNDYPYIGDIDKDGDIDILNFNFSGIQSRIIFYENKSADNGGNPDLGPFELVDNYWGSVEDCDCGVFAFNGENCEDIFGRMMSNARHAGGKSLVVFDFKEDGKLELVSSHEECRELYYFNNEASANQEPNFDSFTADFPNQDDPAQFNFYPNTMVMDLLDGVQEELIISPNIEANLGSPVDFSSSNWLYQKSGSEYELLTKEFLQEDMIDWGAQASPALYDYDQDGDLDLFLSYTDLSANKELFSAIALYENTGTSQNPVFELIKDDYLGLSQEGLANMFIQWTDVDLDGRKDLILQATLQNNNQLRIIFQEASGMDLNSTISVNDVFIGFGFSVHFANIVGDDHPDLLVGKSSGGLILYENTGEGRNPQFQMKDDGFLGIGDDFFRSALRVHVADVDSDSQADLVTSDLSGNIRVFSDLATNDGAFDSLSIYNSLEQSFEDTYFGKRNNLVFAPLFNDDYPALVLGTVSGGIRIFRNTEEFPVQSGEELVFQLYPNPNQSGKLFIRTNQNISISIATLNGQKVLTAQSYQAFSNQAIDVSDLEGGIYIVSAVFENGERVSRKVVLY
- the thrA gene encoding bifunctional aspartate kinase/homoserine dehydrogenase I, with translation MKILKFGGTSLGSPEKIKKVKAIVASKSQNDQLIIVLSAFSGVTNQLHECSQMAEKGDESYKAQLDALINRHLEAVQDLLGAKAQSGIMAKVRLVLNEIEDILKGVFLIQELSSKTLDRVLGSGEVLSALILNEFFFQEGMKSNLINPQEFIVTDSEFGKANVDMSVTEEKVKTYLTDQKANVLVCPGFVSKDLYGNSTTLGRGGSDYTAALIAAAMDAPELEIWTDVSGMMTANPKYVKQAFAIPQIDYEEAMELTHFGAKVLYPPSVHPVYKKGIPIFIKNTFDPNAEGTKIHYFPEPDAQSIKGISCIENIALFNLSGSSMVGIPYFSHRLFEALAQARVSVILITQASSEHSICVAIDLEDVEKTKTAIEKAFSLEFKQEMLNPLHVETDLAIVALVSSQMKNHIGLSGKMFSVLGQNGINIKAIAQGSSEKNISAVIEKKQIKKALNTLHESFFLSDLKRINLFIVGTGNVGKTLIDQLNQQAEYLQEHNQIDLRISGIANSRKMLFDLNGISFENAVDTLMEKGKEMNLDHFLNEMKELNLRNSIFIDNTAHEGVANTYGGILESSISVVTPNKIACTGKYQEYKNLKNLALRFRSHFRFETNVGAGLPVINTLSDLMKSGDEVLGIQAVLSGSLNFIFNNYTGEGDSFADVVKEAQEQGFTEPDPRIDLSGVDVKRKILILLRESGFEMELEDIDTIPFIPEKSMQAENVESFFDAIAQEEAHFKKLVEEANEEGKKLKYVATFENGKANTGLEKVASDSPLFNLEGKDNIVLFHTKRYPEQPLVIKGAGAGAAVTASGIFGDIIRIANELRCYSHAVRR
- a CDS encoding AsmA-like C-terminal region-containing protein: MKRIRKFILYLFLFFILLFAGGSAYLYYNQDQLIDKILSEINKSVQTPVEVGKIDINWWTDFPNISLRFQDVFIEESIERSSLPLAKLEELALSFNTLDFLKGDYSFEKIILKRGEVTIRTTRAGERNYDIIKTTESSSGQDVNFNLKNIQIQSVQVNYVDEALEQSYLQYAEELKASLIKKGDAYHINASGKLNSKAIKIGEYSYFENKNLNIKTELNYRQGAETVEIMPSQLLLAGNEFQIAGDYEILDSYMDIQVQGVESDFTTLISLLPENYRKQLAEYESTGKAKFEGTLIGKLTAKESPKIVFNFGVENASLFQPEYNTRFENLSFQGNFSNGSSQSLRTSQLVLNDVKGSLKNKAFTADLSIKDFENYLISLATEGQISTQDLFTFFPNHEKYSKLEGLIDFDISLAGYLDDFKQASTASRINNSGEIILTNLAGVYADYPLPIKGVNGQLMFNRNDVAINHLQGSIGDSDMELSGFFLNIIPYLLKDNQSLLIEAETVSENINLNELLSGLSNAENTIEKQEESFKFALSPKLKLDLTSHISKLEFKRFQARNISGKIKLANQILEAPQLGLESGGGKMTLRGSVNAKKEREIRINTQATFKGLNIDSIFYTFENFQQDFLTDQHLKGKIDADVDAFILLDEGLNFQSDAFTATIDAKIENGELNDFEPMLSLSDYVKEDELTHLNFGELSNTIQIRNKVIYLPEMSIQSNVSNILLQGTHTFNQEINYRLLVPLKNYKKEDSDAAFGAIEDSGEYSNLYLKIIGTTDDFEVSWDKKRSLQSVAERIREEGQTLKKIIKGEKLPDKDKKEAELNEEEYFDW
- the thrC gene encoding threonine synthase; this encodes MKYYSTKNKTLRKSFREALMEGLPADNGLYMPEFIPQLSKDYFDNIQEKNILEIAFDVLKPFVREDLKDDQLKNIIHKTFSFDFPVKKIEENNYALELFHGPSYAFKDVGATFLALCLEEFYKVAEEKCTILVATSGDTGGAVASAFSKVKNIEVVILYPSGKVSDLQEKQLTTFDKNVKALEVEGDFDDCQQLVKQAFLDSDLRRKLNISSANSINVGRFLPQMVYYFVPFIEFGNAPLNFAVPSGNYGNLTAGLIAQKMGLPVRQFVAGANSNDVVPRFLRDGYYDPRPTVQTISNAMDVGNPSNFQRMIDLFPEEEIREEIKGFAFSDEVTLKAMKTVYREHDYLLDPHGAVGYLALKEYLKASKGKSIVLETAHPCKFMHVVSKIVSEDIYPAGAKELIQKEKKSVKMEVDYDGFKGFLLG
- a CDS encoding WD40/YVTN/BNR-like repeat-containing protein; the encoded protein is MKRNTLIGRKFFNNSVLILGLFLVVSCGKKAVIPKVATVDPKTDALIIGLQSFNDSIVWASGTYSTLMKSTNAGADWEIFTYPAVDSLQFRDVHPISDKEAIVLSAGEGKLSQVFYFHEESGWGRVFQMNHELGFIDAVQFWENGQGLVYGDAIDSLAYILKTTDFGRSWNRIPTAPLANEGEGGFASSGSNILMGEEGKAWIATGANGSARVFYTADYGRSWEVKNTPMTTGEFAGLTAIKKSKGKLWITGGDLGISDSVLENVYFSDDNGGNWKALPSHQTLGSFYGMAVTNYLDNEYVLLCGPNGAEIWLGDQEKWQILSEEDIWTATFIDSRTALMAGRDGKMWKVKLE
- a CDS encoding UDP-N-acetylmuramoyl-tripeptide--D-alanyl-D-alanine ligase, translating into MMTQIEKLYEIFLKSTGICTDTRELEEGNLFFALKGPNFNGNKFAQKALDEGALAVVVDENEFHTADENNILVDDTLKTLQLVATHHREQLTIPIIGITGSNGKTTSKELILAVLEKKFKVFATEGNLNNHIGVPLSLLAVNKTHEIAIIEMGANHVGEIASYCKMAQPTHGLITNIGKAHIGEFGGFENIIIGKSELFDFLKKNDGVPFINTQDAVLKNMKKRFSNAFTFPNEGDDLELRPEKGTAFLRYSTEGFSHIDTHLVGQFNYLNVAAALCVGKYFEVSMEKAIEATQGYMPENMRSQMIKTNNYTILLDAYNANPDSMELSIKSLSAIENTESVVILGDMFELGESSELEHEKLGELTVDLGISKRYYCGKLIKSASKLDTFGKYFETKDELIEHLKNKPLKKGSTILIKGSRKNALEEIVPFLVKFDGK
- a CDS encoding homoserine kinase; translated protein: MKKIKVFAPATIANVGPGYDIIGLALEGVGEYLEMELLDSDEIIIHPIPNYPDLPLSPEENIAGIVAKAMLNQLEVKLGLSIRIEKEVKQGSGLGSSGCTAAATAFAVNELMDNPFSTLELVAFAMIGEKATSGKAHADNVAAALMGGFCIIKSYNPLEILSIPFPKDLQIVVAHPQIEVKTADSKKILKKEMALPDVITQMGNIAALIAGMTTSNYDWIKSGMHDLIAEPIRSYLIPGFAQAKSLAIEAGALGCSISGSGPSIFAFCENEHQAKEIGDAWKQFYADLEIDSKIYLSKINPRGTFKVVSE